In Drosophila bipectinata strain 14024-0381.07 chromosome 2R, DbipHiC1v2, whole genome shotgun sequence, one genomic interval encodes:
- the LOC122321152 gene encoding uncharacterized protein codes for MTKPKPASTSSAESETMANGGNADSLFALQKDLHNQLNQLQQFNKNHQEFVSAGYPIHPYFVDNLADQFEEEFITAFCLISTESETLFPNQLPACAEQQATPVPKTLGPGAAVQLPKLPVPNFSGKYTDWPAFHDLFMQLIHQNQALSNIQRFHFLKQALPKEQDQDVHQMELTDGAYTIAWDLIIKRYNNPRLQFMHHMNALYDLPFISRESSSEIKHMLNVTNVCINEFNRLKTNIQSSTQWIVHHLIARLPTTTVQAWEHCLGNSSDIPSFTDLETFLNNRLVSMNIIENRKSSQPTQNSTVNKSTNYPRQNPKQKGSGFYKGSTFHTTTGPSGPISCVHCKGQHILRRCPDFLSKDCFARKRIIDHTKACLNCLSIHHPLSQCGSNKNCLQCGQRHHTLLHFPTTYTSPSPIIQNAASESSDLAHPSDSTTVLMATAAQSTRSILLATALVQLHNNSTGQTAVIRALIDHGSEGTLITERAAQLLGLPRHRVTAQITGVGDNSKNICRFSTEFSISSCTDPQFHHLVRPAYVLNSITSHLPRSNVNVDTCQHLQGLHLADPTFTRPGRIDALFGVDLIQYLLLPDLRKGASNQPIAQLTQLGWIVFGHSNETRANVVTIRCHQTNLDALVKGFFDLDQISSERTLTAEEQWCEDHFQRTCTRQPNGKYLVRLPLKTEFDKEQVIGKSHQIALNRFHLLERRLNRNDTLKQQYHSTIKEYFDLKQLSKVTTAETRHQMITPRGQQYFSSCTLPHHAVIKEDSTTTKVRVVYDASCTTSNGKSLNDILCIGPPLQNDLGGVIMKWRLHRYVFAADIQRMYRCIDMHQEDAQFQRILWRNDQNEIAEYSLNTVTFGTASAPYTAIRVIRQLAHDEQHRYPLATPVLLNEVYVDDVQTGHNTVHGALEIRNQLIATLKSAGMELRKWASNHPQILSGIPDQHMAQKRHVEVNFQETIKTLGLYWSPHEDLYSFKVRFDLPASFTKRSFLSVVARLYDPLGFIVPVTTAAKSILKDIWQWRPETSDKTQTALDWDGPLPPILQARCEEFRHHLPNIEQLKIPRWLGHQNGEPQSHQLHVFCDGSSQAYAACVYLRIQYPSGRVSTALLTARSRVTPTKPLTIPRIELSGAVLAAQLAKWVLTQFSSTGIPMSVNFWTDASIVLYWIKGNPTRWKTFVSNRIGKILELSTTTQWQHVPSGENPADCASRGLTPHQLARHDIWWFGPDWLRQDENRWPKNTCSPPPDQHHEERRQPTNITAHVCICITYATHKNFVMWARFEYQNYEKLYIKS; via the exons ATGACCAAGCCCAAGCCAGCGAGCACTTCCAGTGCAGAGTCTGAAACAATGGCAAACGGTGGCAACGCCGACAGCTTGTTTGCGCTCCAGAAAGATCTTCACAATCAGCTCAACCAACTCCAA CAATTCAACAAGAATCATCAAGAGTTTGTAAGCGCTGGCTACCCCATACACCCTTACTTCGTCGATAATTTAGCGGACCAGTTCGAAGAGGAATTTATCACAGCGTTCTGTTTAATATCTACGGAGTCCGAAACACTTTTCCCCAATCAGCTACCAGCGTGCGCCGAGCAACAAGCGACGCCTGTTCCTAAAACGCTCGGCCCTGGTGCGGCAGTCCAACTTCCAAAGTTGCCAGTACCTAACTTTTCCGGAAAGTATACAGATTGGCCAGCTTTCCATGATCTGTTTATGCAACTCATTCACCAGAACCAGGCGTTGTCAAATATTCAACGATTCCATTTCCTCAAGCAAGCACTGCCTAAAGAGCAGGACCAAGATGTACACCAAATGGAACTAACGGATGGCGCCTACACAATCGCATGGGATCTCATCATCAAACGCTATAATAACCCCCGTTTACAATTCATGCACCACATGAACGCCCTCTACGACTTACCATTTATCTCAAGGGAAAGCTCATCAGAGATCAAACATATGCTGAACGTAACCAACGTATGCATCAACGAGTTCAATCGTCTCAAAACGAATATCCAATCTAGCACGCAATGGATAGTCCATCATTTGATCGCTAGATTACCTACGACAACTGTACAAGCCTGGGAGCATTGCTTGGGAAACTCCAGCGACATTCCGAGTTTCACCGACTTGGAAACCTTCCTCAACAATCGCCTCGTCAGCATGAACATCATTGAGAACCGGAAAAGTTCACAGCCCACGCAAAACTCTACGGTCAACAAATCGACAAATTATCCACGCCAGAATCCCAAGCAAAAGGGTTCCGGCTTCTACAAGGGCAGCACGTTCCACACCACGACTGGACCCAGCGGTCCCATCTCTTGCGTACACTGTAAGGGGCAACACATTTTGCGGCGGTGTcctgattttttgtccaaggaTTGCTTTGCCCGCAAACGAATCATTGACCATACAAAGGCCTGTCTAAATTGCCTCAGCATCCATCATCCCTTGTCGCAGTGTGGCAGTAACAAGAATTGTTTACAATGCGGACAGCGTCACCATACCCTGCTTCACTTCCCCACGACGTATACCAGCCCATCACCGATTATTCAGAACGCAGCAAGCGAGAGCTCCGATCTTGCTCACCCTTCCGATTCCACTACAGTGCTGATGGCCACTGCCGCGCAATCAACTCGATCTATTTTGCTGGCCACAGCTCTAGTACAACTACATAATAACAGCACCGGACAAACTGCCGTTATTCGAGCCTTGATCGATCATGGCTCTGAGGGCACGTTAATCACAGAACGTGCCGCTCAGTTGCTGGGACTTCCACGTCACCGAGTCACAGCACAGATCACCGGGGTCGGTGATAACTCAAAGAATATCTGTAGATTTAGTACAGAGTTCTCCATAAGCTCATGTACGGACCCTCAATTTCACCATCTGGTGCGACCAGCGTATGTCCTCAACTCGATAACCTCTCACTTACCAAGAAGCAATGTCAACGTGGACACTTGTCAGCATCTTCAGGGATTGCACTTGGCCGATCCCACCTTTACCAGGCCAGGCCGCATCGACGCGTTATTTGGAGTAGATCTAATACAATATTTGTTGCTGCCAGATTTACGGAAAGGAGCTTCAAATCAACCTATTGCTCAACTCACTCAATTGGGTTGGATCGTGTTTGGCCATAGCAATGAAACAAGGGCAAATGTGGTAACCATTCGTTGCCATCAGACTAATCTGGATGCACTGGTAAAGGGTTTCTTCGATCTCGATCAAATCAGCTCTGAGAGGACCTTAACTGCAGAAGAACAATGGTGTGAGGATCATTTCCAGCGTACCTGCACCCGACAACCCAATGGAAAATACCTGGtccggcttccgttaaaaacTGAATTTGATAAAGAACAAGTCATCGGAAAGTCTCACCAAATCGCACTCAATAGATTCCATCTCTTAGAACGTCGGCTAAACAGAAACGACACACTTAAACAACAATATCACTCAACCATTAAGGAATATTTTGATCTGAAGCAACTCTCCAAAGTCACTACCGCAGAAACTCGACATCAAATGATCACTCCAAGAGGTCAACAGTATTTCTCATCATGTACTCTCCCACACCACGCCGTGATAAAGGAGGACAGTACAACGACCAAAGTTCGGGTGGTGTACGATGCATCATGTACCACTTCGAACGGAAAATCCCTTAACGACATATTGTGCATCGGCCCACCGCTACAAAACGATTTAGGAGGAGTCATCATGAAATGGAGGCTACATCGTTACGTGTTTGCAGCAGATATCCAACGAATGTATCGCTGTATCGACATGCACCAGGAGGATGCTCAATTTCAACGCATCTTATGGAGGAATGATCAAAACGAAATAGCCGAGTACAGCCTAAATACTGTCACCTTTGGGACTGCATCAGCACCGTATACAGCCATACGCGTAATCCGTCAACTCGCTCACGACGAACAACATCGCTACCCCTTAGCAACTCCAGTCTTATTAAATGAAGTATATGTCGACGACGTCCAAACTGGTCACAATACTGTTCATGGAGCATTGGAAATACGAAATCAACTTATTGCTACACTAAAATCGGCTGGAATGGAACTCAGGAAATGGGCATCAAATCATCCACAGATCTTATCCGGAATTCCTGACCAGCACATGGCTCAAAAGAGACATGTAGAAGTAAATTTCCAGGAGACTATTAAAACTCTGGGACTTTATTGGAGCCCACACGAGGATTTATATAGCTTCAAGGTTCGATTTGACCTTCCTGCCTCCTTTACTAAACGTTCCTTTCTTTCAGTAGTCGCTCGCCTCTATGATCCATTAGGGTTTATAGTTCCTGTCACTACTGCTGCCAAGAGTATTCTAAAGGACATCTGGCAGTGGCGACCCGAGACCTCCGACAAAACCCAAACCGCTCTCGATTGGGACGGCCCGTTGCCCCCAATACTTCAAGCCCGATGTGAAGAATTCCGACATCATTTACCAAACATTGAACAGTTGAAAATACCTCGGTGGCTTGGCCACCAGAACGGTGAGCCACAGTCACACCAACTACACGTCTTTTGTGACGGCTCCTCGCAAGCTTACGCAGCCTGTGTTTATCTCCGAATACAATATCCATCCGGGAGAGTGAGCACGGCCCTATTGACAGCACGGAGTCGAGTCACGCCCACGAAGCCGCTAACTATACCTCGAATCGAACTCTCTGGTGCAGTGTTGGCTGCACAACTGGCTAAATGGGTACTGACGCAGTTTTCATCCACCGGAATTCCCATGTCAGTTAATTTCTGGACTGATGCATCAATCGTTCTATATTGGATTAAAGGAAATCCGACCCGTTGGAAGACTTTCGTCTCCAACCGAATTGGCAAGATTTTGGAACTAAGTACTACAACCCAATGGCAGCACGTACCTTCGGGAGAAAACCCAGCCGATTGCGCTTCAAGGGGTCTTACTCCTCACCAACTAGCCAGGCATGACATCTGGTGGTTCGGTCCCGATTGGCTACGGCAGGATGAAAATCGGTGGCCGAAGAACACGTGCTCCCCTCCCCCTGACCAACATCACGAAGAAAGAAGACAACCAACCAACATCACAGCACATGTTT GTATCTGCATAACTTACGCCACCCACAAGAACTTCGTCATGTGGGCGCGATTCGAGTACCAGAATTACGAGAAGCTCTACATAAAATCGTAA
- the LOC122321151 gene encoding uncharacterized protein: protein MVQKEAFSQEISRVLARKSLSRHSALSALCPFLDDFGILRLKGRLKNAQQLSQAQKNPIIIPKVHHFTDLVIKNAHLNTLHGGTELTLATIRHTFWIVNGKQAVKRILRQCVQCFKHRPKPASQLMGDLPLHRVNPPGRAFEATGVDYTGAFYLKASRFRGHHTYKAYIAVFICLATKAIHLEAVTGLSTQHFLWALQCFIGRRGLCKHLYSDGGTNFIGADNSLRIWQKEFRNSIDTDIAPTLTARGIQWHFNPPHSPNFGGLWEANVKAVKTHLYRSFKLTAMTYEELSTVLTQIESCLNSRPLCPLSADPNDLSPLTPGHFLIGGPLLVPPEPSLSDKSINARFVDGQRLLRQFWHRWSADWLSHLQARPKWRQERTNLQIDDLVVIKDDRLPPNEWKMARIIDLHPGEDGLVRVASLKTVSGTYKRSLSKLCPLPISTNPTPKPEEVQ, encoded by the coding sequence ATGGTTCAGAAAGAAGCCTTTTCTCAAGAGATCAGCCGAGTCCTGGCACGAAAATCTCTATCCAGGCACAGTGCCCTCAGCGCTCTTTGCCCGTTTTTAGACGACTTTGGAATTCTGCGACTCAAAGGCCGACTGAAGAACGCTCAACAACTGTCTCAAGCACAGAAAAATCCGATCATTATCCCCAAAGTGCATCATTTTACTGACCTCGTAATCAAAAATGCGCACCTGAACACTCTTCATGGAGGCACCGAGCTCACCTTAGCAACTATTCGGCACACATTCTGGATAGTCAATGGGAAACAAGCAGTAAAAAGAATTCTACGACAATGTGTCCAATGCTTCAAACATCGCCCAAAGCCTGCCTCACAGTTAATGGGTGATCTGCCACTACATCGAGTCAACCCACCTGGTCGAGCCTTTGAAGCCACTGGCGTCGACTACACGGGCGCCTTTTACTTGAAAGCATCCAGATTCCGTGGGCATCACACATACAAGGCATATATCGCAGTGTTTATATGTTTAGCAACCAAGGCGATACATCTAGAAGCGGTCACAGGGCTATCTACTCAACACTTCCTTTGGGCTCTTCAATGCTTTATTGGACGTAGAGGTTTGTGCAAGCATCTATACAGCGATGGAGGAACCAATTTCATCGGAGCAGACAATTCTCTTCGCATCTGGCAAAAGGAGTTTCGAAATTCCATCGACACGGACATCGCACCCACTCTTACGGCTCGCGGAATCCAATGGCATTTCAACCCACCGCACAGTCCTAATTTTGGGGGACTGTGGGAGGCGAACGTAAAGGCCGTCAAAACTCATCTGTATCGTTCCTTCAAACTCACTGCTATGACCTATGAAGAACTATCCACGGTGCTCACCCAAATCGAATCATGTTTAAACTCACGTCCACTCTGCCCCTTATCAGCAGATCCAAACGATTTGTCCCCACTTACTCCCGGGCATTTCCTTATAGGAGGACCTTTATTGGTACCTCCGGAACCTTCTCTTTCAGACAAGTCCATCAACGCACGCTTCGTCGACGGTCAACGACTCCTGAGACAATTTTGGCATCGATGGAGCGCCGATTGGCTTTCACATCTACAAGCACGTCCGAAATGGCGCCAAGAACGAACGAATCTGCAAATTGACGATCTAGTTGTAATCAAGGATGACCGGCTCCCTCCAAACGAATGGAAGATGGCTCGAATTATCGATTTACATCCTGGAGAAGATGGACTAGTTCGCGTCGCCTCACTGAAAACCGTTTCTGGAACTTATAAGAGATCCCTGTCCAAGTTATGTCCATTGCCAATATCCACCAATCCTACTCCGAAACCTGAAGAAGTCCAATAA